In Tenebrio molitor chromosome 6, icTenMoli1.1, whole genome shotgun sequence, one genomic interval encodes:
- the LOC138133816 gene encoding organic cation transporter-like protein translates to MSPVIFRESQLSEREFFEEYNKHSTGNCWFLLIYILRSFAPLCLAVQVEVFEYPGSVDIYIDEFSINLNSSHRFANNNSTEQGYTRLQSFKREASQKNLVLRMSVFKSIGLCLGALIGGLFADLYGRRMVSFYSCIVWNILGWIWIIIHNKHVLELAFVVAVAFCNIVNVVTFVTFGEITTKMSRLLVIYTIPYYLLGVLVLDYTSKAIHVWQYLIGFIASTNCIMIFACWYTPESARWLINKNKIKEAFQVLNEISGKLYTLPEQQEENVKLKKTTITYQMMLFLFTNKLKHFLIICLSMVIASLNYNFAKLRAVIHYVDTDEFGLLSIGAEAIGYLFIIPVYIFLGKTHGLFFIYILLSLAAVVALITHEFGREIYYNTFCILFGTTAVCLNWLIFLDLFPTFLRATTMGCSFFIFGLAIALSSLLVHKVEEYRECYFYVTFFLTALFGVTVLALPRSHSQNLPNYKLN, encoded by the exons ATGTCACCTGTCATTTTTCGAGAGTCCCAATTAT CTGAACgcgaattttttgaagaatataaCAAACACAGTACGGGAAATTGCTGGTTTCTTCTCATTTATATTCTTAGAAGTTTTGCTCCACTGTGTTTAGCAGTTCAg GTAGAAGTGTTCGAATATCCCGGAAGTGTTGATATTTATATAGACGAATTTTCAATTAATCTTAACAG CTCCCATAGATTTGCTAATAATAACAGTACCGAACAAGGCTACACTAGGTTGCAATCT tttAAAAGAGAAGCCAGCCAGAAAAATCTTGTCTTACGAATGAGTGTTTTTAAAAGTATCGGGCTTTGCTTGGGAGCACTTATTGGAGGACTCTTTGCGGATTT ATATGGAAGAAGAATGGTCTCCTTCTATTCTTGTATAGTTTGGAACATATTAGGATGGATATGGATAATTATACACAACAAACACGTTCTAGAACTAGCCTTTGTGGTCGCCGTCGCATTTTGTAATATTGTAAACGTTGTTACGTTTGTTActt TTGGAGAAATCACCACTAAAATGAGCAGACTGTTGGTTATTTACACCATTCCCTACTATTTACTAGGAGTTTTAGTGTTGGATTACACATCGAAAGCAATTCACGTTTGGCAATATTTGATAGGTTTTATTGCCTCAACAAATTGTATTATGATTTTTGCATGTTGGTATACACCTGAATCGGCTAGATGgttgataaacaaaaataaaattaaggaAGCATTTCAAGTATTAAATGAGATATCCGGAAAGTTATACACTTTACCCGaacaacaagaagaaaatgttaaattgaaaaaaacaacgataacatACCAAATGAtgctttttttgtttacaaacaaactgaaacattttcttataatttgtttatcgATGGTCATTGCTTCGTTGAACTATAATTTTGCAA aactCAGAGCTGTCATACATTATGTTGACACCGACGAATTTGGATTGTTGTCGATTGGTGCGGAAGCCATCGG ttatttattcattattccAGTGTACATATTTCTGGGTAAAACACatggtttattttttatatatatattatTATCACTCGCAGCAGTCGTGGCACTTATTACACATG AGTTTGGAAGAGAAATTTACTACAATACATTTTGCATACTTTTTGGAACAACTGCAGTATGTTTGAACTGGCTTATTTTCTTGGACCTTTTTCCCACATTTCTACGAGCTACTACGATGGGATGCAGTTTCTTCATATTTGGCCTAGCAATAGCTTTAAGCTCGTTGCTTGTCCACAAAGTGGAA GAATATCgtgaatgttatttttatgtgactttttttttaacggcGTTATTTGGTGTCACAGTATTAGCATTACCTCGAAGCCATTCTCAAAACCTGCCGAATTATAAACtgaattga
- the LOC138133919 gene encoding organic cation transporter-like protein isoform X1: MRRVSFINTEPSEREYFDEYDNYNETSLWFFMIYILRTFVPFCLALQVGPFECQESVDLYIELIGRPSFNDSIFFPITCKDYSKMESFWPVQLKEAENKNCYRDYVALRMSIIKSIGFSSGSIIGGVLSDLFGRRIITFYSAIVWNISAWILVFLTNRHFIEIWYILVVASCSVVSVVTYVTFGEIASKRTRLLSAYTIPSYVVGDYLIRHLSKVLLVWKYLLIFIAATNSIMIFACWYTPESPRWLLNKNKKEQAYKQLSEISGLVYELKQRDDAPENNISMGYGKVFWKMLSFMVRRKLKCFLIICLSMSIASLHYTFAKTKAIIHYFDKVDPTSLATAAEGIGYLFLLPIYIFLGKRCGLFFIFVMQTCEALMAILLPDTKTYYNVFSMITGVAGLLLIWLYFLDLFPTFLRASAMSCSFCIFGVATACSTIVFSKVLDQFQFYIAFLVAGLLGTTVLMLPPAHNQDLSNLKLT, encoded by the exons atgcGTCGGGTCTCATTTATAAATACTGAACCAT CTGAACGAGAATATTTCGATGAGTACGACAATTACAATGAAACGAGTCTGTGGTTCTTTATGATTTACATTCTCAGAACTTTTGTTCCCTTCTGCTTGGCTTTACAA GTAGGTCCTTTTGAGTGTCAAGAAAGTGTTGATCTCTATATTGAGTTAATAGGTCGTCCTAG CTTTAACGAttccatattttttccgaTCACTTGCAAGGACTACAGCAAAATGGAATCTTTTTGGCCGGTGCAGTTAAAAGAAGCG gaaaataaaaattgttatcgcGACTATGTAGCACTGAGAATGAGCATCATTAAGAGTATTGGATTTTCCTCAGGAAGCATCATTGGAGGAGTATTGTCAGATCT ATTTGGAAGACGtattattactttttattCGGCCATTGTGTGGAACATATCAGCGTGGATTTTGGTATTTTTAACAAACAGACACTTTATAGAAATATGGTACATTCTAGTCGTTGCGTCTTGTAGTGTCGTTTCAGTTGTCACATACGTAACAT TTGGAGAAATTGCCAGCAAAAGGACTCGGCTTCTGTCTGCTTATACAATCCCGAGCTATGTAGTAGgagattatttaataagaCATTTGTCCAAAGTACTATTAGTATGGAAATATTTACTAATTTTCATTGCTGCCACAAATTCAATTATGATCTTTGCCTGTTGGTACACTCCAGAGTCACCAAGATGGttgttaaacaaaaacaaaaaagagcAAGCATATAAACAACTGAGCGAAATATCAGGACTTGTTTATGAATTAAAACAAAGAGATGATGCGccagaaaataatatttctatGGGTTATGGAAAAGTCTTCTGGAAAATGTTGTCATTTATGGTACGAAGAAaactaaaatgttttttaataatttgcctGTCGATGAGTATCGCTTCTCTACATTATACTTTCGCAA AAACAAAAGCAATTATACATTATTTCGACAAAGTAGATCCCACATCTTTAGCAACCGCAGCAGAAGGAATTGG TTATCTGTTTCTTCTTCCCATATATATATTTCTGGGTAAACGTTgtggattattttttatatttgtcaTGCAGACATGTGAAGCTCTAATGGCAATTCTTTTGCCGG aTACAAAGACTTACTATAACGTGTTTTCTATGATTACTGGCGTAGCTGGCTTGTTGTTGATCTGGCTCTATTTTTTGGATCTTTTTCCAACATTTCTCAGAGCTTCTGCAATGAGTTGcagtttttgtatttttggtgtAGCTACGGCTTGTAGTACTATAGTGTTCAGCAAA GTTCTTGATCAATTTCAGTTTTACATAGCGTTTCTAGTAGCAGGATTATTGGGGACGACAGTTTTGATGTTACCACCTGCACATAATCAAGActtatcaaatttgaaattaacttga
- the LOC138133919 gene encoding organic cation transporter-like protein isoform X3, protein MIYILRTFVPFCLALQVGPFECQESVDLYIELIGRPSFNDSIFFPITCKDYSKMESFWPVQLKEAENKNCYRDYVALRMSIIKSIGFSSGSIIGGVLSDLFGRRIITFYSAIVWNISAWILVFLTNRHFIEIWYILVVASCSVVSVVTYVTFGEIASKRTRLLSAYTIPSYVVGDYLIRHLSKVLLVWKYLLIFIAATNSIMIFACWYTPESPRWLLNKNKKEQAYKQLSEISGLVYELKQRDDAPENNISMGYGKVFWKMLSFMVRRKLKCFLIICLSMSIASLHYTFAKTKAIIHYFDKVDPTSLATAAEGIGYLFLLPIYIFLGKRCGLFFIFVMQTCEALMAILLPDTKTYYNVFSMITGVAGLLLIWLYFLDLFPTFLRASAMSCSFCIFGVATACSTIVFSKVLDQFQFYIAFLVAGLLGTTVLMLPPAHNQDLSNLKLT, encoded by the exons ATGATTTACATTCTCAGAACTTTTGTTCCCTTCTGCTTGGCTTTACAA GTAGGTCCTTTTGAGTGTCAAGAAAGTGTTGATCTCTATATTGAGTTAATAGGTCGTCCTAG CTTTAACGAttccatattttttccgaTCACTTGCAAGGACTACAGCAAAATGGAATCTTTTTGGCCGGTGCAGTTAAAAGAAGCG gaaaataaaaattgttatcgcGACTATGTAGCACTGAGAATGAGCATCATTAAGAGTATTGGATTTTCCTCAGGAAGCATCATTGGAGGAGTATTGTCAGATCT ATTTGGAAGACGtattattactttttattCGGCCATTGTGTGGAACATATCAGCGTGGATTTTGGTATTTTTAACAAACAGACACTTTATAGAAATATGGTACATTCTAGTCGTTGCGTCTTGTAGTGTCGTTTCAGTTGTCACATACGTAACAT TTGGAGAAATTGCCAGCAAAAGGACTCGGCTTCTGTCTGCTTATACAATCCCGAGCTATGTAGTAGgagattatttaataagaCATTTGTCCAAAGTACTATTAGTATGGAAATATTTACTAATTTTCATTGCTGCCACAAATTCAATTATGATCTTTGCCTGTTGGTACACTCCAGAGTCACCAAGATGGttgttaaacaaaaacaaaaaagagcAAGCATATAAACAACTGAGCGAAATATCAGGACTTGTTTATGAATTAAAACAAAGAGATGATGCGccagaaaataatatttctatGGGTTATGGAAAAGTCTTCTGGAAAATGTTGTCATTTATGGTACGAAGAAaactaaaatgttttttaataatttgcctGTCGATGAGTATCGCTTCTCTACATTATACTTTCGCAA AAACAAAAGCAATTATACATTATTTCGACAAAGTAGATCCCACATCTTTAGCAACCGCAGCAGAAGGAATTGG TTATCTGTTTCTTCTTCCCATATATATATTTCTGGGTAAACGTTgtggattattttttatatttgtcaTGCAGACATGTGAAGCTCTAATGGCAATTCTTTTGCCGG aTACAAAGACTTACTATAACGTGTTTTCTATGATTACTGGCGTAGCTGGCTTGTTGTTGATCTGGCTCTATTTTTTGGATCTTTTTCCAACATTTCTCAGAGCTTCTGCAATGAGTTGcagtttttgtatttttggtgtAGCTACGGCTTGTAGTACTATAGTGTTCAGCAAA GTTCTTGATCAATTTCAGTTTTACATAGCGTTTCTAGTAGCAGGATTATTGGGGACGACAGTTTTGATGTTACCACCTGCACATAATCAAGActtatcaaatttgaaattaacttga
- the LOC138133919 gene encoding organic cation transporter-like protein isoform X2, translating into MRRVSFINTEPSEREYFDEYDNYNETSLWFFMIYILRTFVPFCLALQVGPFECQESVDLYIELIGRPSFNDSIFFPITCKDYSKMESFWPVQLKEAENKNCYRDYVALRMSIIKSIGFSSGSIIGGVLSDLRIITFYSAIVWNISAWILVFLTNRHFIEIWYILVVASCSVVSVVTYVTFGEIASKRTRLLSAYTIPSYVVGDYLIRHLSKVLLVWKYLLIFIAATNSIMIFACWYTPESPRWLLNKNKKEQAYKQLSEISGLVYELKQRDDAPENNISMGYGKVFWKMLSFMVRRKLKCFLIICLSMSIASLHYTFAKTKAIIHYFDKVDPTSLATAAEGIGYLFLLPIYIFLGKRCGLFFIFVMQTCEALMAILLPDTKTYYNVFSMITGVAGLLLIWLYFLDLFPTFLRASAMSCSFCIFGVATACSTIVFSKVLDQFQFYIAFLVAGLLGTTVLMLPPAHNQDLSNLKLT; encoded by the exons atgcGTCGGGTCTCATTTATAAATACTGAACCAT CTGAACGAGAATATTTCGATGAGTACGACAATTACAATGAAACGAGTCTGTGGTTCTTTATGATTTACATTCTCAGAACTTTTGTTCCCTTCTGCTTGGCTTTACAA GTAGGTCCTTTTGAGTGTCAAGAAAGTGTTGATCTCTATATTGAGTTAATAGGTCGTCCTAG CTTTAACGAttccatattttttccgaTCACTTGCAAGGACTACAGCAAAATGGAATCTTTTTGGCCGGTGCAGTTAAAAGAAGCG gaaaataaaaattgttatcgcGACTATGTAGCACTGAGAATGAGCATCATTAAGAGTATTGGATTTTCCTCAGGAAGCATCATTGGAGGAGTATTGTCAGATCT ACGtattattactttttattCGGCCATTGTGTGGAACATATCAGCGTGGATTTTGGTATTTTTAACAAACAGACACTTTATAGAAATATGGTACATTCTAGTCGTTGCGTCTTGTAGTGTCGTTTCAGTTGTCACATACGTAACAT TTGGAGAAATTGCCAGCAAAAGGACTCGGCTTCTGTCTGCTTATACAATCCCGAGCTATGTAGTAGgagattatttaataagaCATTTGTCCAAAGTACTATTAGTATGGAAATATTTACTAATTTTCATTGCTGCCACAAATTCAATTATGATCTTTGCCTGTTGGTACACTCCAGAGTCACCAAGATGGttgttaaacaaaaacaaaaaagagcAAGCATATAAACAACTGAGCGAAATATCAGGACTTGTTTATGAATTAAAACAAAGAGATGATGCGccagaaaataatatttctatGGGTTATGGAAAAGTCTTCTGGAAAATGTTGTCATTTATGGTACGAAGAAaactaaaatgttttttaataatttgcctGTCGATGAGTATCGCTTCTCTACATTATACTTTCGCAA AAACAAAAGCAATTATACATTATTTCGACAAAGTAGATCCCACATCTTTAGCAACCGCAGCAGAAGGAATTGG TTATCTGTTTCTTCTTCCCATATATATATTTCTGGGTAAACGTTgtggattattttttatatttgtcaTGCAGACATGTGAAGCTCTAATGGCAATTCTTTTGCCGG aTACAAAGACTTACTATAACGTGTTTTCTATGATTACTGGCGTAGCTGGCTTGTTGTTGATCTGGCTCTATTTTTTGGATCTTTTTCCAACATTTCTCAGAGCTTCTGCAATGAGTTGcagtttttgtatttttggtgtAGCTACGGCTTGTAGTACTATAGTGTTCAGCAAA GTTCTTGATCAATTTCAGTTTTACATAGCGTTTCTAGTAGCAGGATTATTGGGGACGACAGTTTTGATGTTACCACCTGCACATAATCAAGActtatcaaatttgaaattaacttga
- the LOC138133906 gene encoding uncharacterized protein: protein MPKQKISLREKILQWTSKKDLYEIKSTREMFCKACGKLFICEKKCHLQQHEQTAIHKENIMTPLRQTLLTQNLEESANSTFNMELCNVFLAANIPWHKLQNPAFQNFLTKYCGRKIPDESTLRKNYLPKCYKDTIDRIRNELDPFNIWVSVDETTDALGRYVANCLVGKLSEDEPGKSYLLASKQLERTNHETIARFVNQSLEILWSTRVVAEKFLLFVTDGAPYMIKSGRHLKVFYPKIVHVTCLAHALNLVAEKIRYQYEDVDNLISNVKKIFVKAPLRVEMYKEKLKEMPLPPQPILTRWGTWLQAAMFYSEHFDSIKEVVMSFDGSSAVAIQKAQSIMKKPGIKNQLIYVRSNFKIICESITQLEKNGLPLTDSIKIVENVFTSLKKSPGPVAAVALKKLEDVTEKNPGYKFLLELARIFRGEDVPEHDTKMEEIYYKFAPITSCEVERSFSKYKSILVDNRQCFKVENLEQYLVCNVNT from the exons atgccgaaacaaaaaattagtttacgcgaaaaaatattacagtggacaagcaagaaagatttatatgaaataaaatcaacccgagaaatgttttgtaaagcttgtggtaaactg tttatatgcgaaaaaaaatgtcacttgcaacagcatgagcaaacggccatccataaagagaacattatgacaccgcttcggcaaacgttgctgacacagaacttggaggaatcggcaaatagtacattcaatatggaactttgtaacgtctttttagctgccaatataccatggcacaaactacaaaatcctgcgtttcagaattttctgacaaaatattgtggtagaaaaattccggatgagtctactttacggaaaaattatttaccaaaatgctacaaagat actattgaccgcattcggaatgagctggatccttttaacatatgggtttcagttgacgaaacaacagatgcacttgggcgatatgtggcgaattgtctggttgggaaactttcagaagatgaacctggaaaatcttatcttttggcgtctaaacaattagaaagaacaaatcatgagacaatagctagattcgtaaatcaatctttag aaatcttgtggagtaccagagttgttgctgaaaagtttcttttgtttgtaacggatggagcaccatatatgataaaatctggtagacaccttaaggtgttttatccaaaaattgtgcatgtcacatgcttagcgcatgctttaaatctagtggctgaaaaaattcgctatcaatatgaagatgtggataatttaatttcgaacgtgaaaaaaattttcgttaaggcacctttgagagttgaaatgtacaaagaaaaactaaaagaaatgccactgcctccacagccaattttaacacgatggggaacatggcttcaggctgctatgttttacagcgaacactttgattccattaaagaa gttgtcatgtcctttgatggaagttctgctgttgctattcaaaaagcacagtctataatgaagaaacccggaataaaaaaccaattaatttatgttcgcagtaattttaaaataatctgcgaaagtattactcaattggaaaaaaatgggttacctttaaccgattcaatcaaaattgttgaaaacgtatttacctccctaaaaaaatctccaggccctgtagcagcagtagcattaaaaaaacttgaagatgttactgaaaaaaatcctggatacaaatttcttctagaattggcaagaatttttagaggtgaagatgtgccggaacatgacaccaaaatggaagaaattt